One Comamonas odontotermitis genomic window, TCAGTACATCCATCAGACCGAACACCAGTGTCAGGCCCGACGCGATGATGAAGATGATCATACCCATGGCCAGCCCCGCCACCGTGAGCGTGAGCCAGGTACTAGGCGAGCCGATCAGTGGTAACACGATCAGCGCGAGCAGCGGCACTAGGGCCACGGGCTTCCAGTCAAAGTCGCGGGCATTCATGCACGGCCCCTTTGCTGCAAATGGATAGCTGCATCATCGATGGCATTCCATGCCTGAGGGGCGCGCGAAAGAGGTATTTCCTGTTTGAATTTCATAGCGACAATCCAAGCAGCGATTGCTGCAATGCGTCGTCGGCCGCGAGCGCAGCCATGCTGCCCGCATGCACCACGCGGCCGTTGTCCATCACCGCCACGCTGTCGCCCAAGCGCTTAGCAAAGTGGATGTTCTGCTCGACGAGCAAAATCGTCACGCCGCTTTTTTTCAACTGATCAAATGCCTCGATCATGTTGTTGATAATGGCAGGCGCCAGGCCCTTGCTTGGCTCGTCGACGATAAGCAGATCGCGCGGTTCAATGATGGCGCGCGCCACGGCCACCATCTGCTTTTGCCCCCCGCTGAGCTTGCCCGCTGGATGGTTCCAGAACTTCTCTACGGCGGGAAAGAGTTGGAAGATCCATTGCAGCCGCTCCTGGTCCATACGCGCGGCGTTACTCGCTTGGCGTGCGGCGAGCAGCAAATTCTCTTTGACCGTCAGGTCGGCAAAGATGCCCATGTTCTCGGGCACATAGGCAATGTTTAGGCTCGCGATCTGGGGCGTTTGCAAGCGCGTAATGTCGCGCGGGCCAAAGTGGATACGGCCCTGAGAGGCCTGCCACAGACCCATGATGGTACGCAACGTCGTTGTCTTGCCCGCGCCATTGCGGCCCAGCAGCATGGTCAGTTGGCCTTTAGGCACAGCCAAATCCACGCCGTGCAGGATATGGTAGACCCCGATGTGGGTGTGCACGCCCTCCAGTTGCAGAAGATTTTCGGCACTCATGTGGCTTCCTCACCAGCATTTTTGCTGATGCCCAGATAGGCTTCTTGCACCACGCTCGACGCGATCACCTCAGCCGGTACGCCATCGGCCACCAGCGTGCCGTTTGTTAGCACGATAATGCGGTCGGCCAGCTCGCGCACCACGTCCATCTTGTGTTCCACCAGCAAGATGAT contains:
- a CDS encoding branched-chain amino acid ABC transporter ATP-binding protein codes for the protein MSAENLLQLEGVHTHIGVYHILHGVDLAVPKGQLTMLLGRNGAGKTTTLRTIMGLWQASQGRIHFGPRDITRLQTPQIASLNIAYVPENMGIFADLTVKENLLLAARQASNAARMDQERLQWIFQLFPAVEKFWNHPAGKLSGGQKQMVAVARAIIEPRDLLIVDEPSKGLAPAIINNMIEAFDQLKKSGVTILLVEQNIHFAKRLGDSVAVMDNGRVVHAGSMAALAADDALQQSLLGLSL